The following DNA comes from Nocardioides panzhihuensis.
ATCCGACATCACTCACAAGTTGGTTTTAGCAACTAAATCGAAGTACATTGGTTGCCGATGTTCAACCAAAGTGAGTGAAAGCCGAGTCAGCCCTTGTCAGAGTCCCAGCATTCTTCGCAGGCCATCGCCGCGCCGGAGATGACCCACCGCCAGATCATGGAGGTCCTCTCGGGCCTGCTGATGGCGCTCTTCGTCGCCATGCTGTCCAGTACGTCGGTCGCCAACGCGCTGCCTCGGATCGTCACCGACCTCGGCGGCACCCAGAGCGGCTACACCTGGATCGTCGTCTCGAGCATGCTGGCCATGACCGCGACGACGCCGATCTGGGGAAAGCTCGCCGACCTCTACAACAAGAAGATGCTGGTCCAGGTCGCGCTCGGCCTGTTCATCGTCGGCTCGGCGATCTGTGGTCTGGCGCCGTCGATGCCGGTGATCATCACCGGACGTGTCATCGCGGGTCTCGGCATGGGTGGCATCGTCGCGCTGATCCAGGTGATCATCGCGATGATCGCCTCGCCGCGTGAGCGCGGTCGCTACTCCGGCTACATCGGTGCGGTCTTCGCCCTGGCCACGGTCATCGGCCCGCTCGTCGGCGGCGTGATCGTCGACTCCTCGTTCGGCTGGCCCGGCGTCTTCTACGTCGGTGTGCCGTTCGCGGTGATCGCCTTCATCCTGCTCCAGAAGACCCTGCACCTCCCGCACGTACGCCGCGAGGTCAGCATCGACTACCTCGGTGCCTTCCTGCTGGTCGCCGGCGTCTCGGCCCTGCTGATCTGGGTCACGCTGGGCGGGGAGTCCTTCGCGTGGACCTCGCTGACGTCGTACGCCCTGGTCGGAGGCAGTGTCGTCGTGCTCGGCCTCGCGATCCTGGTCGAGGGCCGGTTCGCGAAGGAGCCGATCATCCCGCTGCGGCTCTTCCGTGACCGGACGATGGTGCTCTCCACGTTCGCCTCGTTCTTCGTCGGCGCCGGGATGTTCGGCGCGACGGTCTACCTGCAGCAGTACTTCCAGACCGCTCGCGGGATGACGCCGACCCATGCAGGCCTGATGTCGATCTGCATGGTGCTCGGGCTCTCCGCGGCGGGGATGGTCACCGGGCGGCTGATCAGCTCCACCGGTCGCTGGAAGCGCTACCTGCTCTTCGGCGGCATCATGCTTCCGATCGGCCTCTACCTGCTCAGCACGATCGACGAGCACACCAACCTGGCCCTGGTCGGTGCGTTCATGGCCGTGGTCGGTCTCGGCGTCGGTGCGACCAACCAGAACCTCGTGCTCGCGGTGCAGAACAACCTCGACAACCGGGACATGGGTGCCGGCTCCTCGGTCGTCGCCTTCTTCCGCTCGATGGGCGGCTCGATCGGCATCGCCGCGCTCGGCGCCGTGCTCTCCCACCGGGTCGAGGACGTCATCACCGACGGGATCCCCGAGCTGGTGGCCAGCGGAAAGGTCACCCCCGAGGAGCTCCAGAACCTGCAGGGCGGCGGCCTCGCCGATCCGGCGAGCATGCCGGTTGCGGTGCAGGCGCTCTACGAGCACGCCTTCGCGGTCGCCACGGCCGACCTCTTCCTGGTGGCCATC
Coding sequences within:
- a CDS encoding MDR family MFS transporter — encoded protein: MSESQHSSQAIAAPEMTHRQIMEVLSGLLMALFVAMLSSTSVANALPRIVTDLGGTQSGYTWIVVSSMLAMTATTPIWGKLADLYNKKMLVQVALGLFIVGSAICGLAPSMPVIITGRVIAGLGMGGIVALIQVIIAMIASPRERGRYSGYIGAVFALATVIGPLVGGVIVDSSFGWPGVFYVGVPFAVIAFILLQKTLHLPHVRREVSIDYLGAFLLVAGVSALLIWVTLGGESFAWTSLTSYALVGGSVVVLGLAILVEGRFAKEPIIPLRLFRDRTMVLSTFASFFVGAGMFGATVYLQQYFQTARGMTPTHAGLMSICMVLGLSAAGMVTGRLISSTGRWKRYLLFGGIMLPIGLYLLSTIDEHTNLALVGAFMAVVGLGVGATNQNLVLAVQNNLDNRDMGAGSSVVAFFRSMGGSIGIAALGAVLSHRVEDVITDGIPELVASGKVTPEELQNLQGGGLADPASMPVAVQALYEHAFAVATADLFLVAIPCALLALVAIVGIREVPLKTTVDDLPDEKALAEAETEAEGAVRR